The bacterium genome includes the window GGCCCCCGTCAATTCCTTTGAGTTTCAACCTTGCGGTCGTACTCCCCAGGTGGATCACTTATCACTTTTGCTTAGCCACTGACAATATATCGCCAACAGCGAGTGATCATCGTTTAGGGCGTGGACTACCAGGGTATCTAATCCTGTTTGCTCCCCACGCTTTCGTGCCTCAGTGTCAGTTACAGTCCAGAAAGCCGCCTTCGCCACTGGTGTTCCTCCTAATATCTACGCATTTCACCGCTACACTAGGAATTCCACTTACCTCTCCTGCACTCAAGCTCTCCAGTTTTAAATGCACGCCCGGAGTTAAGCCCCGGGTTTTCACATCTAACTTAAAAAGCCGCCTACGCGCCCTTTACGCCCAGTAATTCCGGACAACGCTCGCCACCTACGTATTACCGCGGCTGCTGGCACGTAGTTAGCCGTGGCTTCCTCCTCTGGTACCGTCATTATTCGTCCCAGAAGACAGGAGTTTACAATCCGAAGACCTTCTTCCTCCACGCGGCGTTGCTGCGTCAGGGTTCCCCCCATTGCGCAATATTCCCCACTGCTGCCTCCCGTAGGAGTCTGGACCGTGTCTCAGTTCCAGTGTGGCCGGTCACCCTCTCAGGTCGGCTACTGATCGTCGCCTTGGTAAGCCGTTACCTTACCAACTAGCTAATCAGCCGCGGGCCCATCTTAAAGCGGATTGCTCCTTTGATACACTCACCATGCAGTTTGTGTATGTTATGCGGTATTAGCACCGATTTCCCGGTGTTATCCCCCACTTCAAGGCAGGTTGCCCACGTGTTACTCACCCGTCCGCCGCTAAGATAAGCTTCAGTTACCATCCGCTTATCTCCGCTCGACTTGCATGTGTTAGGCACGCCGCCAGCGTTCGTCCTGAGCCAGGATCAAACTCTTCATTGTAATATAGTTCATTTTCAATTAACGAGATGAATCTGGCCTTGAATTGACGATAGAGCCTTGCACGCTATTTTCAAAGAACACTTGCCGATTACTGGCCGAAACTTTGATGTTTCGTTTTCAGCCATATAAAGTACAAAACTTTATGATTCGAGTCAAGCACTTTTTTGTATTTTTCAGAACTTTTTCAGCGCTTGATCCGCCGTAGCAGATTGCCGCGCAAAATGGCACATAATATAAGACTTTCCTGGGAAAAAGCAAGGACTTTTTTGCGTCGCACCCGCTTTTTTTGAATTTCTCGCACGGGCCGGCCCCTCCCCTGCGCCCCTCAATCTGCAATCACCAGCTGATGATACCGCTTCTTTCCCAGCCGCAGCACGATCCGCCCTTCTGCGGCCAGGGCTGGCGTCAGGGCAAAGAGGATATCCTCGACCCGCTGCTCATTGACCGTCACCCCGCCCCCCTGAATCAGTCGCTTGGCCTCCCCTTTCGACGCCACCAGGCCGAGTTCCACCAGCAGGTCGGCCAGACGCGGCCCCGCCGCCAGCCGGGATGCGAACAGGACACTTCCCGGCATGGCGCCCTGCGCGGCGGACACGGATCCGCGCGGCACGGTGCTGGAGGGGAGCAGGCTGGCAGGGATCTCCCGTCCGCCAAAGGCAGCCGCTGCAGCGCGCAAGGCCTGGTGCGCCGCCTCCTCGCCGTGGGTGATGCGCGTGGTCTCGAAGGCGAGGATGGTCTTGGCCATATTGAGCTCAGCACCTTCCAGCGTCCGCACCGGTTCAATCTCCGACATCGGAAGAAAGGTGAAAAAAGCGAGAAAGCGGGCGACATCGCGGTCGTCGCTGTTGTACCAATACTGGTAATACTCGTACGGGGTCGTCTTTTCCGGGTCGAGCCAGACCGCGCCCGACTCGGTCTTGCCCATTTTCTTGCCCGCCGCGGTGGCCAGCAGGGGAAAGGTGAGACCGTAGGCGTCGCTCTCTTCGACGCGCCGGATCAGGTCGGCGCCGGCCAGGATATTGGCCCATTGGTCGTCGCCACCCAGCTGCAACCGGCAGCCGTGGTTCTTGTAGAGCATGAGAAAGTCATAGGCCTGCAGCAGCTGGTAATTGAACTCGAGAAAGGAGAGCCCCTTCTCCATGCGGATCTTGTAGGTTTCGTAGGTCAGCATGCGATTGACGCTGAAGTGGCGGCCGATATCGCGCAGGAATTCGATATACTTCAGTTCCCCAAGCCAGTCGTAATTATCAACCATCAGCGCCTGACCAGGGCCAAAATCGAGATAGCGGCTAAGCTGGGCCCTGAAGCGTTCGCCGTTGGCGACGATCTGCTCACGCGTGAGCATCTTGCGCATCTCGGTTTTGCCGCTCGGATCGCCGACCATGGCGGTGCCGCCGCCGATGATGGCAATGGGGCGATGGCCGAAACGCTGCAGCTGCGACATGCCCATGATGGCCATCAAATGGCCCACATGCAGGCTGTCGGCGGTGGGATCGAATCCCACATAAAAGGTCACCGGCTCCCGTTCGAGCAGCGCCTGCAACGGCTCGGGCTCGGTCACCTGCTGAATGAATCCCCGCCGGCTCAATTCCTCATAGACGCGCTTTTTCACCGCAATTACTCCCTCTGGTTCAGTTCCGCTGCCGTTCTTTCAGTTCGCGCTCGATGTCCCGGTTCACGTCGCGTTTGGCGATCTCGGCGCGTTTGTCGTAGCTCTTGCGTCCGCGTCCGAGGCCCAGCTCCACTTTGACCTTGCCGTTCTTGAAATAGAGGCTGAGGGGGACCAGGGTCATGCCCTGCTCCTCGGTCTTTCCGGTCAGGCGTTTGATCTCGCGGCGATGGAGCAGCAGCTTGCGGTTGCGCGCAGGATCGTGGTTCCAGACCGTGCCGTGGTCGTATTCGTTGATGTGCAGATTGACCACCCATAGCTCGCCATCGATGACCCGGGCGTAACTGTCCTTGAAGCTCACCTTGCCGGCGCGCACCGACTTGACCTCGGTCCCCTGCAGGGCGATCCCGGCCTCGAATTTCTCGATGATCTCGTAGTCGTGGTATGCCTTGCGGTTGAGCAGTTGAAAGACACTTTTTTCTTTTTTGGCCATAGATAATAAGATAAAAATTTCTGGCCATAAAAACAAGCAACAAAAAGCCCTTCAAGATACCTCCCCGAATCTCGTTCCCATCCGGGCAATCCCCAAAATCTCGCGCCCACCCGAAACAACCTTTATTACCAGTTTTTCTCGCCCGCAGCCCTTTCATTGTAAGTTATCTATATCCGAGTATGACTCACTCTGGGGGTAAGCTAAAAAGTTCAAGGATTAATCCTTGTTTTTTGCGACCTATTTCCACGATTCGATGGGATTTCTGCCGGTATCGCCTATTTTCAGGCCACTCAATGGACTAAAAT containing:
- the tyrS gene encoding tyrosine--tRNA ligase → MKKRVYEELSRRGFIQQVTEPEPLQALLEREPVTFYVGFDPTADSLHVGHLMAIMGMSQLQRFGHRPIAIIGGGTAMVGDPSGKTEMRKMLTREQIVANGERFRAQLSRYLDFGPGQALMVDNYDWLGELKYIEFLRDIGRHFSVNRMLTYETYKIRMEKGLSFLEFNYQLLQAYDFLMLYKNHGCRLQLGGDDQWANILAGADLIRRVEESDAYGLTFPLLATAAGKKMGKTESGAVWLDPEKTTPYEYYQYWYNSDDRDVARFLAFFTFLPMSEIEPVRTLEGAELNMAKTILAFETTRITHGEEAAHQALRAAAAAFGGREIPASLLPSSTVPRGSVSAAQGAMPGSVLFASRLAAGPRLADLLVELGLVASKGEAKRLIQGGGVTVNEQRVEDILFALTPALAAEGRIVLRLGKKRYHQLVIAD
- the smpB gene encoding SsrA-binding protein SmpB, whose product is MAKKEKSVFQLLNRKAYHDYEIIEKFEAGIALQGTEVKSVRAGKVSFKDSYARVIDGELWVVNLHINEYDHGTVWNHDPARNRKLLLHRREIKRLTGKTEEQGMTLVPLSLYFKNGKVKVELGLGRGRKSYDKRAEIAKRDVNRDIERELKERQRN